From Suncus etruscus isolate mSunEtr1 chromosome 6, mSunEtr1.pri.cur, whole genome shotgun sequence, one genomic window encodes:
- the A4GNT gene encoding alpha-1,4-N-acetylglucosaminyltransferase: protein MLKELQLSLLVVLLLACGVLYQFSLKSSCFFCLPSSTSKQGPEALLSTGRSIVFLETSERTEPSSLASCAVESASRIYPTQPVLFFMKGLNDSMQRSPNSTHRAFALLSAISNVFLFPLDMKTLFEDTPLFSWYMHVNISTQSNWLHVSSDAARLAIIWKYGGIYMDTDVISIRLIPEENFLAAQSSKFSSNGVFGFVPHHPFLWACMENFVEHYDSEVWGKQGPDLMSRMLRVWCKLGDFQEVSDLKCSNLSFLHPQRFYPISYPEWKRYYEVWDKEPDFNVSYALHLWNYMNKEGRTVVRGSNTLVENLYRKYCPHTYRDLIQGPEEQVTRNQGPSNK from the exons ATGCTGAAGGAGCTGCAACTCTCGCTGCTGGTCGTTCTGCTGCTGGCCTGCGGTGTCCTCTACCAGTTCTCCCTGAAGTCCAGCTGCTTCTTCTGCCTGCCTTCCTCCACGTCGAAGCAGGGACCTGAAGCCCTTTTGAGCACTGGGCGCAGCATTGTATTCCTGGAGACCTCAGAGAGGACAGAGCCTTCCTCACTGGCCTCTTGTGCAGTGGAGTCAGCTTCCAGGATTTACCCAACCCAGCCGGTGCTCTTCTTTATGAAGGGGCTCAATGATTCCATGCAGCGGTCGCCAAACTCCACGCACCGCGCCTTTGCCCTTCTCTCAGCTATCAGCAatgttttccttttccctttggaCATGAAAACACTATTTGAAGACACGCCGTTGTTTTCATGGTACATGCAC GTCAATATCAGCACACAGAGCAACTGGCTTCATGTCAGCTCAGATGCAGCTCGCCTGGCCATCATCTGGAAGTATGGGGGTATCTACATGGACACTGATGTCATTTCCATCAGACTTATTCCTGAAGAGAATTTTCTGGCTGCCCAGTCTTCTAAATTCTCCAGCAATGGAGTTTTCGGATTTGTCCCCCACCACCCCTTCCTGTGGGCATGCATGGAAAACTTTGTGGAACACTATGACTCAGAAGTCTGGGGAAAACAGGGTCCTGATTTGATGTCAAGGATGTTGAGAGTATGGTGCAAACTTGGAGATTTCCAGGAAGTGAGTGATCTGAAGTGTTCAAACTTGTCTTTCCTACACCCTCAAAGATTTTACCCCATCTCCTATCCAGAGTGGAAGCGTTACTATGAAGTCTGGGACAAAGAGCCAGACTTCAATGTCTCCTATGCTCTGCATCTGTGGAACTACATGAATAAGGAGGGTCGAACTGTGGTTAGAGGAAGCAACACTCTGGTGGAAAATCTCTACCGGAAGTATTGTCCCCATACTTACAGAGATCTTATTCAAGGCCCAGAAGAGCAAGTGACCAGGAATCAGGGTCCAAGTAACAAATAG